One Pseudomonas tolaasii NCPPB 2192 genomic window carries:
- a CDS encoding DUF2333 family protein, with protein MSRAVLSVLGLYLLVTGALGWYWSEEPALFPVQQNAQLAAEKDGKQMVVGFTTVETLKTVVGTLLNKPGGYISNDRFPPGLWMDNMPSWEYGVLVQVRDLTRALRKDFARSQSQSAEDADLAKAEPRFNFDNKSWVLPSSESEYQEGINSLSRYEARLSDPNQKGALFYARADNLNNWLGDVATRLGSLSQRLSASVGRVKLNTALKTEALAPGEVPQVDEEVVETPWMQIDNVFYEARGQAWALSHLLRAIEVDFADVLAKKNATVSVRQIIRELEASQEPVWSPMILNGSGFGILANHSLVMANYISRANAAVIDLRQLLNQG; from the coding sequence ATGAGCCGCGCCGTGCTCAGCGTGCTGGGCTTGTACCTGTTGGTCACCGGCGCCCTCGGCTGGTACTGGAGCGAAGAGCCGGCACTGTTCCCGGTCCAGCAAAATGCCCAGCTTGCCGCAGAAAAGGACGGCAAGCAGATGGTGGTGGGCTTCACCACCGTCGAAACCCTCAAAACAGTGGTCGGCACGCTGCTGAACAAGCCAGGCGGTTACATTTCCAATGACCGTTTCCCGCCAGGCCTGTGGATGGACAACATGCCGAGCTGGGAATACGGCGTGCTGGTACAGGTGCGCGACCTCACCCGCGCCCTGCGCAAGGACTTTGCGCGCTCCCAGTCGCAGTCGGCTGAAGACGCGGACCTGGCCAAGGCCGAGCCGCGTTTCAACTTCGACAACAAGAGCTGGGTGCTGCCGTCCAGTGAGTCGGAATATCAGGAAGGCATCAATTCCCTGAGCCGCTACGAAGCCCGCCTGTCCGACCCAAACCAGAAGGGCGCGCTGTTCTACGCGCGTGCCGACAACCTCAACAACTGGCTGGGCGACGTGGCCACCCGTTTGGGTTCGCTGTCGCAACGCCTGTCGGCCAGCGTCGGCCGGGTCAAGCTGAACACCGCTTTGAAAACCGAGGCGCTGGCGCCGGGCGAAGTGCCGCAGGTTGACGAAGAGGTGGTGGAAACCCCGTGGATGCAGATCGACAACGTATTCTACGAAGCCCGTGGTCAGGCGTGGGCCTTGTCCCATCTGCTGCGCGCCATCGAAGTCGACTTCGCCGACGTGCTGGCCAAGAAAAACGCCACCGTCAGCGTGCGCCAGATCATTCGTGAGCTGGAGGCCTCGCAGGAACCGGTTTGGAGCCCCATGATTCTTAACGGCAGCGGTTTTGGCATTCTCGCCAACCACTCACTGGTCATGGCCAATTATATTTCCCGGGCAAACGCTGCAGTGATCGACTTGCGTCAGCTCCTCAACCAGGGTTGA
- a CDS encoding NUDIX hydrolase, producing the protein MDATQKEAAHRAASDAELICWVDERDNLLGALVRSDLRQRGLIGRCTFIFLFNSAGELCVHRRTLSKAMYPGFWDTAAGGMVAAGETYALSAARELEEELGVSGVELVEHDHFYFEDGGSRLWCKSYSAVWDGPLQLQPEEVMEARFLPLDVVLQEAEQKPYCPDAQEGLRRYLASRR; encoded by the coding sequence ATGGATGCTACCCAAAAGGAGGCCGCCCACCGCGCGGCCTCCGATGCCGAGCTGATCTGTTGGGTCGACGAGCGCGACAACCTGCTCGGCGCCCTGGTCAGGTCCGACCTGCGCCAACGCGGCCTGATCGGCCGTTGCACCTTTATCTTCCTGTTCAACTCCGCCGGTGAACTCTGCGTGCACCGGCGCACCCTGAGCAAAGCCATGTACCCGGGGTTCTGGGACACGGCGGCAGGCGGCATGGTGGCGGCGGGCGAAACTTACGCCTTGTCGGCCGCCCGCGAGCTGGAAGAGGAGCTGGGGGTCAGCGGCGTGGAGTTGGTCGAACACGACCATTTCTATTTTGAAGACGGCGGCAGCAGGCTCTGGTGCAAATCCTACTCGGCCGTGTGGGACGGGCCCCTGCAACTGCAGCCCGAAGAAGTCATGGAAGCGCGCTTTCTACCTCTCGACGTTGTGTTGCAGGAAGCTGAGCAAAAGCCGTACTGCCCGGACGCACAAGAGGGCTTGCGCCGCTATCTGGCCTCACGTCGCTAA
- a CDS encoding translation initiation factor Sui1 — translation MAKKAASFAALGGLVFSTDAGRHCPDCRQPVDSCTCKQTLIPEGDGIARVRRESKGRGGKTVTTITGVPLAEEPLKALATSLKKRCGTGGALKDGVIEIQGDHVELLLAELIKLGYKAKKSGG, via the coding sequence GTGGCCAAAAAAGCCGCATCCTTCGCCGCCCTTGGTGGCCTGGTATTTTCCACCGACGCAGGTCGACACTGCCCGGACTGTCGTCAGCCCGTGGATTCGTGTACCTGCAAACAGACCCTGATCCCCGAAGGCGACGGCATTGCCCGCGTGCGACGCGAGAGCAAAGGCCGTGGCGGCAAGACGGTGACCACCATCACCGGCGTGCCTCTGGCCGAAGAACCCCTGAAGGCACTCGCCACCTCGCTTAAAAAACGTTGTGGCACCGGTGGCGCGTTGAAAGACGGCGTCATCGAGATCCAGGGCGATCACGTCGAGTTGCTGTTGGCCGAGCTGATCAAGCTGGGTTACAAGGCGAAGAAATCCGGCGGCTAG
- the speA gene encoding arginine decarboxylase, whose protein sequence is MSVRRTRKDDGSQWTVADSRSVYGIRHWGAGYFAINDAGRVEVRPNGPNSTPVDLYEQVDELRKSGLSLPLLVRFPDILQDRVRQLTGAFDANIERLEYQSKYTALYPIKVNQQEAVIENIIATQNVSIGLEAGSKPELLAVLALAPKGGTIVCNGYKDREFIRLALMGQKLGHNVFIVIEKESEVGLVIEEAASLKVKPQVGLRVRLSSLASSKWADTGGEKSKFGLSAAQLLSVVERFRAAGLDQGIRLLHFHMGSQIANLADYQHGFKEAIRYYGELRNLGLPVDHIDVGGGLGVDYDGTHSRNASSINYDMDDYAGVVVGMLKEFCDAQSLPHPNIFSESGRSLTAHHAMLVVQVTDVEKHNDEIPTIENKESLPETVQWLVDLLGPTDIEMVTETYWRATHYMSDVAAQYADGKITLAEKALAEQCYFAVCRRLHDSLKARQRSHRQVLDELNDKLADKYICNFSVFQSLPDTWAIGQVLPILPLHRLDEEPLRRAVLQDLTCDSDGKIKQYVDEQSIETSLPVHALNEGEDYLLGIFLVGAYQEILGDMHNLFGDTDSVNIYQREDGSVYSAGIETHDTIEDMLRYVHLSPEELMTHYRDKCASAKISASERTQFLDALRLGLTRSSYLSS, encoded by the coding sequence ATGTCCGTACGACGCACACGCAAAGACGATGGCAGCCAATGGACAGTTGCGGACAGCCGCAGTGTTTACGGGATTCGCCATTGGGGGGCCGGGTATTTCGCGATCAATGATGCCGGTCGCGTTGAAGTCCGTCCGAACGGCCCGAACAGCACGCCGGTTGATCTGTACGAACAAGTCGACGAGTTGCGCAAAAGCGGCCTGTCCTTGCCCTTGCTGGTGCGTTTCCCCGACATCCTGCAAGACCGCGTGCGCCAGCTGACCGGCGCCTTCGACGCCAACATCGAGCGCCTGGAATACCAGAGCAAGTACACCGCGCTGTACCCGATCAAGGTGAACCAGCAGGAAGCGGTGATCGAAAACATCATCGCCACCCAGAACGTGTCCATCGGCCTGGAAGCCGGTTCCAAGCCCGAGCTGCTGGCGGTGCTGGCCCTGGCGCCGAAGGGCGGCACCATCGTGTGCAACGGCTACAAGGACCGTGAGTTCATCCGCCTGGCGCTGATGGGCCAGAAACTCGGTCACAACGTGTTTATCGTGATCGAGAAAGAATCCGAAGTCGGCCTGGTGATCGAAGAGGCCGCCAGCCTCAAGGTCAAACCGCAGGTTGGCTTGCGCGTGCGCTTGTCTTCCCTGGCGTCGAGCAAGTGGGCGGACACCGGTGGCGAGAAATCCAAGTTCGGCTTGTCGGCGGCGCAGTTGCTGTCGGTGGTCGAGCGCTTCCGCGCGGCGGGCCTGGACCAGGGCATCCGCCTGCTGCACTTCCACATGGGCTCGCAGATCGCCAACCTGGCGGACTACCAGCACGGTTTCAAGGAAGCCATTCGTTACTACGGCGAACTGCGCAACCTCGGCCTGCCGGTGGATCACATCGACGTCGGCGGCGGCCTGGGCGTGGACTACGACGGTACCCACTCGCGTAACGCCAGCTCGATCAACTACGACATGGATGACTACGCCGGTGTGGTCGTGGGCATGCTCAAGGAGTTCTGTGACGCGCAGAGCTTGCCGCACCCGAACATTTTCTCCGAAAGCGGCCGTTCCCTGACCGCTCACCACGCCATGCTGGTGGTGCAGGTGACTGACGTCGAGAAACACAACGACGAAATCCCGACCATCGAAAACAAGGAAAGCCTGCCGGAAACCGTGCAATGGCTGGTGGACCTGCTGGGCCCGACCGACATTGAAATGGTCACCGAAACCTACTGGCGCGCCACCCACTACATGAGTGACGTGGCCGCCCAATACGCCGACGGCAAGATCACCCTGGCCGAAAAAGCCCTGGCTGAGCAATGCTACTTCGCCGTATGCCGCCGGCTGCACGACTCGCTCAAAGCCCGTCAGCGTTCGCACCGTCAGGTGCTGGACGAGTTGAATGACAAGCTGGCTGACAAGTACATCTGCAACTTCTCGGTGTTCCAGAGCCTGCCGGACACCTGGGCCATCGGCCAGGTCCTGCCGATCCTGCCGCTGCACCGCCTCGACGAAGAGCCGCTGCGCCGTGCGGTATTGCAGGATTTGACCTGTGACTCCGACGGCAAGATCAAGCAGTACGTCGACGAGCAGTCCATCGAAACCAGCCTGCCGGTGCACGCGCTGAACGAAGGCGAAGACTACTTGCTGGGCATTTTCCTGGTGGGCGCCTACCAGGAAATTCTCGGCGACATGCACAACCTGTTCGGTGACACCGACTCGGTGAACATCTACCAGCGTGAAGACGGTTCGGTGTACAGCGCCGGTATCGAGACCCACGACACCATCGAAGACATGCTGCGTTACGTGCACCTGTCGCCGGAGGAGTTGATGACCCACTACCGCGACAAGTGCGCGAGCGCGAAGATCAGCGCCAGTGAGCGCACCCAGTTCCTCGACGCGCTGCGCCTGGGCCTGACCCGTTCGTCTTACCTGTCCTCGTAA
- a CDS encoding alpha/beta hydrolase: MSSKLLQAFTLAFAALLVACSPIKVLNAFTPSSTFTKTSSIAYGDDPRQKLDLYRPFPAVSNAPVVVFFYGGSWNSGSKDDYGFVGEALASRGMVVVIADYRLYPQVRYPAFLQDGAKAVAWAHEHSADYGADPKRMYVMGHSSGAYNASMLALDPRWLNEVGLSPSIFKGWIGLAGPYDFLPIENRDVQPVFFFPDSPPDSQPINHVSASAPPSLLIASTDDNLVNPTRNTGGLANRLRAAGVPVETFYFSKTSHATLVASLAKPLRWLAPVLDRVTAFILPSSPAR; encoded by the coding sequence ATGTCGAGCAAACTGTTGCAAGCGTTCACCCTGGCATTCGCCGCACTCCTCGTGGCCTGCTCCCCCATCAAAGTGCTCAACGCATTCACCCCTTCCAGTACCTTCACCAAAACATCATCCATCGCCTACGGTGATGACCCTCGGCAAAAACTCGATCTCTACCGCCCGTTTCCGGCCGTGTCCAACGCCCCGGTGGTGGTGTTTTTCTACGGCGGCAGCTGGAACAGCGGTTCCAAAGATGACTACGGTTTCGTCGGTGAGGCCCTCGCTTCGCGCGGCATGGTGGTGGTGATCGCCGATTATCGGCTTTACCCCCAAGTGCGTTACCCCGCTTTTCTCCAGGACGGTGCCAAAGCCGTGGCCTGGGCACATGAACACAGCGCCGACTACGGCGCCGACCCCAAGCGGATGTATGTGATGGGTCACAGCTCCGGCGCCTATAACGCATCGATGCTGGCGCTGGATCCGCGCTGGTTGAACGAGGTGGGTTTGTCGCCTTCGATCTTCAAGGGCTGGATCGGCCTGGCCGGGCCGTATGATTTCCTGCCGATTGAAAATCGCGACGTGCAGCCAGTGTTTTTCTTTCCCGACTCGCCACCGGATTCCCAGCCGATCAACCACGTCAGCGCCAGTGCGCCGCCCAGCCTGTTGATCGCTTCGACAGACGACAACCTGGTCAACCCCACACGCAATACCGGTGGGCTGGCGAACAGGTTGCGGGCTGCGGGCGTGCCGGTCGAAACGTTCTACTTCAGCAAAACCAGCCACGCGACATTGGTGGCATCGCTCGCCAAACCGCTGCGCTGGCTCGCGCCGGTGTTAGATCGAGTAACTGCCTTTATTCTTCCCTCCAGCCCTGCCCGGTAA
- a CDS encoding MATE family efflux transporter, whose translation MNSLLTDWRHRPTHRRVWALAAPMILSNISVPLVALVDSMVIGHLPHAHQLGAVAVGASLYTFLAWAMGFLRMGSTGFAAQAAGRNDGAALRQILLQGLLLAVGLAALLGTVGIPLSHLALEWMQPSPELNQLTQEFFHTRLLGLPAALASYALVGWFLGTQNARAPLAILLTTNLVNIALNLWFVLGLDWGVAGSARASVVAEWTGALLGLALTQKALRAYPGHIAWAALKRWESWRPLLAVNRDIFIRSLALQSVFFMITVQGARLGDATVAANALLLNGLLLTAHALDGLAHAVEALCGHAIGAHDRQALRRSLVVAGGWSLIASIGFALLFTVVGHLFIAMQTDISSVRETADLYLPYLAVLPLIAVWSYLLDGLFIGATRATEMRNGMLLTVLLTLPVAWALQGLGNHGLWLTFLLFMALRSLTLWAIAWRLNRDNQWLR comes from the coding sequence ATGAATTCCCTGCTCACCGACTGGCGCCACCGCCCCACCCACCGCCGCGTTTGGGCGCTGGCCGCGCCGATGATCCTGTCGAACATTTCGGTGCCGCTGGTGGCGCTGGTCGACAGCATGGTCATCGGCCACTTGCCTCACGCCCACCAGTTGGGTGCTGTGGCTGTCGGCGCCAGCCTGTATACCTTCCTCGCCTGGGCCATGGGTTTTCTGCGCATGGGCTCCACCGGTTTCGCCGCCCAGGCTGCCGGGCGCAATGATGGTGCGGCGTTGCGGCAAATCCTGTTGCAGGGCTTGCTGCTCGCCGTGGGCCTGGCGGCGCTGCTCGGCACGGTGGGTATTCCGCTAAGCCACTTGGCCCTGGAATGGATGCAGCCGTCACCCGAGCTGAACCAGCTGACCCAGGAATTTTTCCACACACGATTGCTTGGCCTGCCCGCCGCGCTCGCCAGCTATGCCTTGGTCGGCTGGTTCCTCGGCACACAAAACGCGCGGGCGCCGCTGGCAATTTTACTGACGACGAACCTGGTCAATATCGCCCTTAACCTGTGGTTCGTCCTCGGACTGGACTGGGGCGTCGCCGGTTCGGCCCGTGCCTCCGTGGTGGCGGAATGGACCGGCGCCCTGCTCGGCCTGGCGCTCACGCAAAAAGCCCTGCGCGCCTACCCCGGGCACATCGCCTGGGCAGCCTTGAAACGGTGGGAAAGCTGGCGTCCGCTGCTGGCGGTCAACCGCGACATCTTTATCCGCAGCCTCGCCCTGCAATCGGTGTTTTTCATGATCACGGTGCAAGGCGCACGCTTGGGCGATGCGACTGTCGCGGCCAACGCCCTGCTGCTCAACGGGCTGCTGTTGACCGCCCACGCGCTGGACGGCCTGGCCCACGCCGTCGAAGCCCTGTGCGGCCACGCCATCGGCGCCCATGACCGCCAGGCGCTGCGCCGCTCTTTGGTGGTGGCCGGCGGCTGGTCGTTGATCGCCAGCATTGGCTTCGCCCTGCTGTTCACGGTTGTCGGGCATTTATTTATCGCGATGCAAACCGACATTTCGAGCGTGCGCGAAACCGCCGACCTCTACCTGCCCTATCTGGCGGTACTGCCGTTGATTGCCGTCTGGAGCTACCTGCTCGACGGCCTGTTCATCGGCGCCACCCGCGCCACGGAAATGCGCAATGGCATGCTGCTCACCGTGCTGCTGACGCTGCCGGTCGCCTGGGCGTTGCAAGGGCTGGGCAACCACGGGCTGTGGCTGACCTTCCTGTTGTTCATGGCCTTGCGCAGCCTGACGCTGTGGGCAATCGCCTGGCGCTTGAACAGGGATAACCAATGGCTGAGATGA